The genomic segment AAGATATTACTGGCCCGATTAAAAGACAGTTTTAGTTAGAAATTTAAATGAAACTCTGCCTGTTAATTTTACACTCCAAAATACATCATTATTATTTCTTAATATGGGTTTAATAATTATTAGTAACAACCCCTGTTGTTTATCTTAATATAAAGTGCTTGTAGTTTTTCTTTGTTCATTTGCAGCCAACTTGTTTGCCATGTTTTAGGGTTATAGATTGGTATAACTACCTTTTAAATATTTCCTTGATAATTAATATTTGATGTTTGTTTTTATTAGTCATCCCCTGAAAATTTAAATTTCATATTTGTGAAGTACTAATGTTTCAGAGGATTTTTTATTTGGAAAGCATTTTTAAATTTGAAAAAAAATGAATTTCTTAAATTATTTAAAATGAGAAATTTAATTGTTTTTATTTTAGCTAAATTAGGTTTTTTTCAAAAAAACGGGGGATGGCTAAATAATTTTAGATATTTAATTTTTATTGAAAAAACTTTTAGGTTTTCTAAAAAAGGATATGGAAAAACTATCCACAAAATTATTACTTATAGAATATTTAAGGTTTGTTATTTTAAAAATCCTTGTTTATTTAATTTTTAAAAGCGAGTTTTTAACGTTCTCTGTAGGTAATACTTTTAATTTTACCAAAACCAGAATATTTGGTTTCTAGTTTTATTTGACCATTTACTGGTGGCACTTTGTATAATTCCATTGTTCCTTCTGAGCCATTATAGCTACAGACAATTAATTTACTTTGCATACTTTTATAATCATCATTTAAAAAATCTTCAAAGAAATTATGAAATTTTATCAAAGAGATTTCCTCAGAACCTTTGTCTAACATTAGTTTGGTTGTTCGTAAAGAAAAATCGTATTGATATACTTTACTTCCTGCAACATAAAATAAATACCCATAATCTGGACTAACAGCATAACTTGTTGCCTTGTTAAAATCTGGTGCAATTACTTCTCCATAATAAGATTGTGAGTTGTTTTGTGAATTAAATATAGCTAAGTATTTTTTTCCGTTATTAGAGTCTTTTAAGATTGAAAAAATTTCTGCCCCATAACTTCCATTAAACTCACTTCCAACCATATATTCCAAATCTTTTCCTGTGGTAAAGTTAAATAAAGTTCCTGCAGGCATTACACTTGTCTTTCCATAATTTGTATTTACAAAACGTTTGTTTGTATTATCGTACAAAATAGAATTACCAAATAAGTATCCTTTTCCTATAAATGGAGAGGCCTCAAATACAACACCTCCAATTGTATTAATTGGTGCACTATATTTTAATTGATAAGTATCAAAGTAATAGTATATGTTACCATTTTTAGCGATATAAGCATGTCCATTATATTTTGCTACTAAATTATCTACTTCTAAATCTAATGGTTGCGAACCTACAAATTCATTAGAAATATTAAGGGCACTGTTCCAAGAAAAAGTGTTTGGCTCTATTTTAACGGTTCCATTTCCAGAAGTTGAAATATAGATTCCATAATAATCTCTTTTATATTTATACGTGTAAACAAACCCTGGTTTTCCTTTTAGTTTTAATTCAGAACTAGATAAACCAAGAACATCTATTTTTGTTTCATATTTTCCGTTGATTAATGAAACCATATCTAAACGAGAACCTCCATTAACTTCACTTAAAACTAGCCACCCTTCATAAATACTATTTACAACTTCTAAACGAAAATTATATTGAAATTCTAGTTCTGTATCTAAATCTTTTATGGTATAATAAATATTATAGTTCCCTGGTTTTAATTGAATAGGTGTTAGTAAGTCTTTTTCTGTTGATAAATCTATCAACTTAACTTCATCTCCAATGCTATTTGAATCGTACGTTTGCCACTTATAACTATAGCCAGCACTATTATTATTTTTTTTTGTGTTTACTATCCGAGGAACAATGTTAAAATTATCAAATCTAACAACCGAATACTCTTCTTTAAGTCCTTCAACCTTTACTTCGTTTATTTCTTTATAATTATAATTACCTTTATCTTCCATGCAAGAAATAACTAACACTAAGGTAAATAATACTAGGATTAATTGTGTCTTTATATATTTAAACATATTTCTTTTTTTAAATTAAACACTAAATTTTTTATGCATAAGGTCCCAAAGTCATTTCTGAACCATCTTCCTCTAAAATAGGAGTTCCTGCATTTTTTTGAGCTGCTAAATAAGCTTTCATTACTGCTAGTTGCCCTAAAAAGTTACCAAAATCTGGAAATTTATTATAATTTGGAACTGGAATTTTATTTACCTCTGCAAATAGATAAAGCTTTTTTGTTGAAAAATCGCCAATCCAACTTTTTAAAATAAACCATTTATCTGGCTCTGTTAAAATATCAGAAAAAGTTAATTCAAATTCTGTATAATTAAGTAGTCTGTTAGCGTTAGAGCTTTTTTTACTTCCCTTAAGATTGGTTTTAAAGTTTTTATTTTCTAATAATTGTAGTTTTAATGAAAATGGCTTTAGTTTCATATCTGCAGTTCTATTTAAAGTAACAGGTATGTAGCCAATTATTTCATTTGCAGGTACAATTATAT from the Polaribacter cellanae genome contains:
- a CDS encoding DUF4843 domain-containing protein; this translates as MKKYIKTIIATCLVGLTFFACENEDIATFSGKNVIYFQWAIDGKDFAANKIDSTSITFAYKLPSKVSDSLIKVPIKVQGFISDKDRTVKINILKTSTAKKGVHFNIADNIIVPANEIIGYIPVTLNRTADMKLKPFSLKLQLLENKNFKTNLKGSKKSSNANRLLNYTEFELTFSDILTEPDKWFILKSWIGDFSTKKLYLFAEVNKIPVPNYNKFPDFGNFLGQLAVMKAYLAAQKNAGTPILEEDGSEMTLGPYA
- a CDS encoding PKD-like family lipoprotein: MFKYIKTQLILVLFTLVLVISCMEDKGNYNYKEINEVKVEGLKEEYSVVRFDNFNIVPRIVNTKKNNNSAGYSYKWQTYDSNSIGDEVKLIDLSTEKDLLTPIQLKPGNYNIYYTIKDLDTELEFQYNFRLEVVNSIYEGWLVLSEVNGGSRLDMVSLINGKYETKIDVLGLSSSELKLKGKPGFVYTYKYKRDYYGIYISTSGNGTVKIEPNTFSWNSALNISNEFVGSQPLDLEVDNLVAKYNGHAYIAKNGNIYYYFDTYQLKYSAPINTIGGVVFEASPFIGKGYLFGNSILYDNTNKRFVNTNYGKTSVMPAGTLFNFTTGKDLEYMVGSEFNGSYGAEIFSILKDSNNGKKYLAIFNSQNNSQSYYGEVIAPDFNKATSYAVSPDYGYLFYVAGSKVYQYDFSLRTTKLMLDKGSEEISLIKFHNFFEDFLNDDYKSMQSKLIVCSYNGSEGTMELYKVPPVNGQIKLETKYSGFGKIKSITYRER